The Solanum lycopersicum chromosome 6, SLM_r2.1 genome has a window encoding:
- the LOC101262625 gene encoding methyl-CpG-binding domain-containing protein 11, producing the protein MASPMEKGSHDDEIVSVELPAPPSWKKLFTPKQGGTPKKSEVVFIAPTGEEVKNRKQLEQYLKAHPGSPGISEFDWSTGETPRRSARISEKVKAMRPPSLLESPKKKRRTSSGTKKDSKEKAAAKAEMGSAETKGMESSKEENENLEKKAGEAEAEMQDKGKKEAEAVVEDERIEDAKLPPAEKPDSESEEFHSADDGNQDKSENAEAEMEDKKKKEVEAVEKDKCLKGAELPSGDEREPESEEVHSADVGRHKSENAGIEEKQVSEEKLESQNKLEELAAEGTNVTVGGSAGQAEHAVDGVSKDAHSNDGEDGPKEEEKKTEGTELAMENNNINQPGLVHPQQHQSPAPISC; encoded by the coding sequence TTCACCCCAAAGCAAGGGGGTACACCGAAGAAGAGTGAGGTAGTATTCATCGCTCCAACAGGAGAGGAGGTCAAAAACCGCAAACAGTTGGAGCAGTATCTCAAAGCACATCCTGGAAGCCCTGGTATATCAGAATTTGATTGGAGTACCGGTGAGACTCCAAGGAGATCAGCAAGGATCAGTGAGAAGGTCAAGGCAATGAGACCACCTTCACTACTTGAATCACCAAAGAAAAAACGCCGGACATCCTCTGGTACAAAGAAAGATAGCAAGGAAAAGGCTGCTGCAAAAGCTGAGATGGGAAGTGCAGAAACTAAAGGGATGGAATCTtccaaagaagaaaatgaaaacttGGAGAAGAAAGCTGGAGAAGCAGAAGCTGAAATGCAGGACAAGGGGAAGAAAGAGGCGGAAGCTGTGGTAGAAGATGAGCGCATAGAGGATGCTAAACTGCCCCCTGCGGAGAAGCCAGATTCTGAATCGGAGGAATTTCACAGTGCTGATGACGGCAATCAGGACAAGTCGGAAAATGCAGAAGCTGAAATGGAggacaagaagaagaaagaggtgGAAGCTGTGGAAAAAGATAAGTGCTTAAAAGGTGCTGAACTGCCCTCTGGGGACGAGCGAGAGCCTGAATCTGAGGAAGTTCACAGTGCTGATGTTGGTAGACACAAGTCAGAAAATGCAGGTATCGAGGAAAAACAAGTATCTGAAGAAAAGCTGGAGTCTCAAAACAAACTAGAAGAACTCGCTGCAGAAGGGACCAATGTCACCGTAGGAGGGAGTGCCGGCCAAGCAGAACATGCTGTTGACGGGGTATCTAAGGATGCCCACAGCAATGATGGTGAAGATGGGCCGAAAGAGGAGGAGAAAAAAACGGAAGGAACTGAGTTAGCTATggaaaataacaatattaatcaaCCAGGGTTGGTTCATCCCCAGCAGCATCAATCACCTGCGCCTATTAGCTGCTGA
- the LOC101244008 gene encoding phosphatidylcholine:diacylglycerol cholinephosphotransferase 1-like, translating into MNAETLHLRYSSSSSFNTRSHSSINGFQFENMEMEDDNKITDMKKRPPSEFGDSGWLRNTFFMRLTARDVFGVVKNHPIPCIFATTLLFFMGVEYTLHMVPSSSPPFDLGFVATRPLHRLLDSKPALNTVLAGLNTGFVGMQMVYIVWAFLIEGRPRATIATLFMFTCRGILGYSTQLPLPEDFLGSGADFPVGNVSFFLFYSGHVAASVIASLDMKRMQRWKLSYLFDTLNVLQTVRLLSTRGHYTIDLAVGVGAGILFDSLSGKYEEKRKKELLAGSPDGSTNGAFHNSKLHENGEYLSVSAD; encoded by the exons ATGAATGCAGAAACTCTCCATCTTCGTTATTCTTCTTCATCTAGCTTCAACACTAGATCACATTCCTCCATTAACGGATTCCAAtttgaaaatatggaaatgGAAGACGACAATAAAATTACGGACATGAAGAAAAGACCGCCTTCAGAGTTCGGTGATTCAGGGTGGTTGAGAAATACATTTTTCATGAGATTGACGGCTAGGGATGTGTTCGGTGTGGTGAAGAATCATCCCATACCGTGCATCTTCGCTACCACGTTGCTCTTCTTCATGGGCGTGGAATATACTCTTCATATGGTTCCATCTTCGTCCCCGCCTTTCGATCTGGGATTTGTTGCTACGCGTCCCCTGCATCGTTTGCTTGATTCAAAACCTGCTCTTAATACTGTTCTTGCTGGCCTTAATACG GGGTTTGTGGGAATGCAAATGGTGTACATAGTATGGGCTTTCTTAATTGAAGGGCGACCAAGAGCGACTATTGCAACTCTGTTCATGTTCACATGTAGAGGCATTCTTGGATATTCCACGCAGCTGCCATTACCAGAG GATTTTCTGGGGTCGGGAGCTGATTTTCCAGTAGGAAATGTGTCGTTTTTCTTGTTCTATTCGGGGCATGTTGCAGCATCAGTGATTGCATCGCTGGATATGAAGCGTATGCAGAGATGGAAATTGTCTTATTTATTTGACACCTTGAACGTATTACAGACGGTGAGATTGTTGAGTACCAGAGGCCATTACACTATTGATTTGGCTGTTGGAGTTGGTGCTGGAATTTTGTTTGATTCTCTCTCTGGAAAATATGAGGAGAAGAGGAAAAAGGAATTGCTCGCAGGCAGCCCTGATGGCTCTACTAATGGTGCGTTTCATAACTCGAAATTACATGAAAATGGTGAATATTTAAGTGTTTCTGCAGATTAG
- the SNF4 gene encoding SNF4 protein: MQATAEIQAAGSPRRSQKHQMLKDKQVKDLIIDKRRLVEVPYTATLADTINTLMANKVVAVPVAAPPGHWIGAGGSMILESDKQTGAVRKHYIGMVTMLDILAYIAGNGYRDDDDDLTKKMMVPVSSIIGHCLESLSLWTLSPNTSIVDCMEVFSKGIHRAMVPVNGRLENVVGVELTESASCYRMLTQMDLLRFLNDQQELKAIMSHKVSDKQLQAITDTVFGVTNKAKVIDVIKCMRTASLNAVPIVESSNDITEDHTQLVNGKKRKIVGTFSATDLRGCPVSKMQPLLNLEVLDFLKMLSGAPNTGLRSSWREQVTCRPESSLGEVVEKVVSDNVHRVWVVDEQGLLEGVVSLTDMIRVIRLWYLTEFLQ, from the exons ATGCAGGCAACAGCGGAGATACAAGCGGCGGGAAGCCCTCGTAGATCCCAGAAGCATCAGATGCTTAAAGACAAGCAGGTGAAGGATCTAATTATTGATAAAAGGAGACTTGTGGAGGTTCCGTATACAGCCACGCTGGCAGATACAATAAACACTCTGATGGCTAACAAGGTGGTGGCGGTTCCGGTGGCTGCACCGCCTGGGCACTGGATTGGCGCCGGCGGTTCTATGATTTTGGAATCTGATAAACAGACGGGTGCTGTACGAAAACATTATATAGGGATGGTAACTATGCTTGATATTCTCGCATATATTGCTGGAAACGGTTAtcgtgatgatgatgatgatcttACGAAAAAGATGATGGTTCCTGTTTCTTCGATTATTGGGCATTGTCTTGAAAGTCTTAGTTTGTGGACCCTCAGCCCTAACACAAG TATTGTGGATTGTATGGAAGTTTTCAGCAAAGGCATACATCGAGCCATGGTACCAGTGAATGGACGATTAGAAAATGTAGTTGGCGTTGAGCTCACCGAGTCAGCGTCATGTTACCGAATGCTAACACAAATGGATCTGCTTAGGTTTTTGAATGACCAGCAGGAGCTTAAAGCGATCATGTCGCACAAGGTCTCGGATAAACAACTCCAAGCAATCACAGACACTGTTTTCGGTGTGACTAATAAGGCGAAAGTTATCGATGTGATCAAATGCATGAGAACAGCTTCACTAAATGCAGTACCAATTGTGGAGTCATCCAATGACATAACAGAAGATCATACTCAGCTTGTGAAT GGGAAAAAGAGGAAGATTGTAGGAACATTTTCAGCAACGGACTTGAGAGGCTGTCCTGTATCGAAAATGCAGCCTCTATTGAACCTAGAGGTCCTCGATTTCTTGAAAATGCTGTCGGGAGCTCCTAATACCGGGCTGAGATCTTCATGGAGGGAACAAGTGACATGCCGCCCCGAATCGTCACTCGGGGAAGTGGTAGAGAAAGTTGTTTCAGACAATGTGCATCGTGTTTGGGTGGTGGATGAACAAGGCTTGCTGGAAGGAGTTGTATCCCTAACTGACATGATAAGAGTCATCAGGCTCTGGTATCTTACTGAGTTTTTGCAGTGA
- the LOC101243721 gene encoding uncharacterized protein codes for MVKIIACFQLQNRSSRVWTPFPLSKRLVRSFGYRKLPEQLLNISVLKLDGSSFVIHVARNATVADLKQAVEEAFNFSREDEGKILWSLVWSHFCLCYGSQKLVNDKTFINCFGMKDGDQLQFAQHVTLEYRPAKQRLDNQCDQSKQCSILDAHEVNIEDNGNIDHQEKSKKVGDFQDEDAIPKPEFKRSHFLRRWLSQSTSWIPKKKALA; via the exons ATGGTGAAGATTATAGCGTGCTTTCAGTTGCAAAATCGGAGTTCTAGGGTTTGGACTCCATTTCCGCTAAGCAAAAGACTAGTTCGGAGTTTTGGTTACCGCAAACTTCCTGAACAGCTACTCAATATCTCCGTTCTTAAATTGGATGGCTCTTCATTCG TTATACATGTAGCAAGGAATGCTACAGTAGCAGACCTTAAACAAGCAGTTGAGGAAGCTTTCAATTTTTCGCGGGAGGATGAAGGCAAGATTCTATG GTCACTAGTGTGGAGTCACTTCTGTTTGTGCTATGGAAGTCAAAAACTTGTGAACGACAAAACTTTTATTAACTGTTTTGGTATGAAAGATGGTGATCAG CTTCAATTTGCACAGCATGTCACGTTGGAGTACAGGCCAGCTAAACAACGACTGGATAACCAATGTGACCAGTCCAAACAATGCTCCAT TTTGGATGCTCATGAAGTGAACATTGAAGATAATGGCAACATTGACCACCAAGAGAAGAGCAAAAAGGTTGGTGATTTTCAAGACGAGGATGCAATTCCCAAACCAGAATTCAAGCGGTCACATTTTTTAAGAAGATGGTTATCTCAATCAACATCTTGGATACCAAAAAAGAAAGCCTTAGCCTAA
- the LOC138349405 gene encoding protein FAR1-RELATED SEQUENCE 8-like — MFGVTLEEREVSSPFDEYLSDHTPLKEFLDGYNQCLKEIYQREALADSESRNPSCMLKSRIYFEMQLSKIYTNPIFEREVENVNEAKDYEVTFDTAVADVLCECGLFNLKGFLCRHTSCVLSQNGFKEIPPQYILSRWRMDIHRSYVLDYGCNFINTKNPVHRYDNLYKCAVKLVE, encoded by the exons ATGTTTGGTGTGACACTCGAGGAGAGAGAGGTTTCTTCTCCTTTTGATGAGTATTTGTCTGATCATACTCCCCTGAAGGAGTTCCTTGATGGCTATAACCAATGTCTGAAGGAAATCTATCAAAGAGAAGCACTGGCTGATTCAGAATCGAGGAATCCAAGTTGTATGTTGAAATCaagaatttattttgaaatgcaGCTATCGAAAATCTACACCAATCCcatattt GAACGCGAAGTTGAGAATGTGAATGAAGCAAAAGATTATGAAGTTACGTTTGATACAGCTGTTGCTGATGTTCTTTGTGAATGTGGTTTATTCAACCTGAAGGGCTTCCTGTGCAGGCACACATCATGTGTTCTAAGTCAAAATGGTTTCAAGGAGATCCCACCTCAGTACATTCTTTCACGCTGGAGAATGGATATTCACCGTAGCTATGTTCTTGACTACGGCTGCAATTTTATTAACACCAAGAATCCAGTTCACAGGTATGATAATTTGTACAAATGTGCTGTGAAGTTGGTGGAGTAG
- the LOC101268406 gene encoding protein FAR1-RELATED SEQUENCE 6-like — translation MDGLSLNASIFEDETEEFDIDGECAMTEYAGHSGVLEGENPVHPNIGMEFETYEDVYYFYNCYAKAYGFGVRVSNTWYRKSRERYRGKLSCSNAGFKKKSEANRPRPETRTGCPAMIKFRLTENKRWRIIEVELEHNHLIHPSTEKFYKSHRNNSSGRKRPLQMTGNQENHKIRLFRTVIIDPDDDGEFRNMIDQSNNHLILKPGDAQAILSFFTDLQLVNPDFFYVMDLNEKGCPRNVFWAEARCKATYGYFGDVVKIATACLISKYEVPLVVFAGVNHHGQSVPLGCGLVAGETVESFIWLLRAWLTYMIGRPPQTVIIDQSSAMQTAIADVLPRASHCISLSHIMKKVLEELGGLHA, via the coding sequence ATGGATGGTCTTTCACTCAATGCTTCCATCTTTGAAGATGAAACTGAGGAATTCGATATTGATGGAGAGTGTGCGATGACAGAATACGCTGGTCATTCTGGTGTTCTTGAAGGCGAAAATCCTGTTCACCCAAATATTGGAATGGAGTTCGAGACATATGAGGATGTGTACTACTTTTACAACTGTTATGCTAAAGCGTATGGCTTCGGGGTAAGAGTGAGTAATACATGGTATAGGAAGAGTAGGGAAAGGTATAGAGGAAAACTAAGCTGCAGCAATGCAggatttaaaaagaaaagtgaagCAAATCGGCCCAGACCTGAGACAAGAACTGGCTGTCCAGCTATGATCAAGTTCAGATTGACGGAGAACAAAAGGTGGAGAATAATTGAAGTTGAACTTGAACACAACCACCTCATTCATCCGTCAACTGAAAAGTTCTATAAATCTCACAGAAACAACAGCTCTGGGAGAAAAAGGCCCTTACAGATGACTGGTaatcaagaaaatcataaaattaggTTATTCAGAACTGTCATTATTGATCCAGATGATGATGGTGAATTCAGGAACATGATTGACCAGTCCAACAATCATTTGATTCTTAAACCTGGAGATGCTCAAGCAATTCTCAGTTTCTTCACTGATCTACAGTTGGTAAACCCTGATTTCTTTTATGTAATGGACCTAAATGAGAAAGGATGTCCGCGGAATGTGTTCTGGGCGGAAGCAAGATGTAAGGCCACATATGGTTATTTTGGTGACGTGGTTAAAATTGCCACTGCTTGTTTGATCTCAAAATATGAGGTTCCACTTGTGGTATTTGCTGGAGTTAACCACCATGGACAATCTGTGCCACTAGGCTGTGGTTTGGTTGCAGGAGAGACTGTAGAGTCATTTATATGGTTGTTGAGGGCATGGCTGACATACATGATTGGCCGCCCTCCACAGACTGTCATTATTGACCAATCTAGTGCTATGCAAACTGCTATTGCTGATGTTCTCCCGCGGGCATCTCATTGCATTTCGCTGTCGCATATCATGAAGAAAGTTCTGGAGGAATTGGGTGGGTTACACGCATAA
- the LOC101268116 gene encoding protein FAR1-RELATED SEQUENCE 8, whose protein sequence is MEEGMGTSEQLPVGEGSDNEAASEEVFDITCNGTESDGDQVLNIEANELGTTAGQILEFESHEAEKNCEHVLNFESGVPRDNSHRLSEFHSNGLEDPRCGDTAINDCHTGSSLGKSYPPPVVGMEFESYEDAYNYYNCYAKELGFAIRVKSSWTKRNSKEKRGAVLCCNCEGFKTMKEANSRRKETRTGCLAMVRLRLVESNRWRVDEVKLEHNHLFDPERVQNSKSHKKMDAGVKRKLEPAVDVEVRTIKLYRTPAVETSGEGSSDERAASSQIDGSTRLKLKEGDTQVIYNFFCRMQLTKPNFFYIMDFDDEGYLKNVFWIDSRSRAAYAYFGDVVVVDTTCLSKKYDIPLLAFFGLNHHKETLLLGCSLLADESFETYVWLLRAWLSCMSGRPPQTIITDRCKALQNAISEIFPRANHRLNLSIILDSIVNSVGEVGESEVFHEVLYNTVYGSLKIDEFEVAWEEMAQRFGCGGYGWFQSLYDDRERWAPIYMKDTFLAGISIDQNGEFMCPFFDGFVHKETNLREFFDIYDFVLQKNHQKEVVCDLDSKEFSPVLRTRCNYELQLSKLYTKEIFLKFQEEMDLMSNCSGIAQIHTNGPIITYMVKERGVQGDMSDARDVEVTYDKIGVEVRCMCSCFNFRGYLCRHALSVLNYNGIEEIPNHYILTRWRKDFKRLYAPELGSSNIDISNPVQLFDHLHRRAMQVVDEGMVSQHHYMVAWQAFKESLNKVRLAADKRVS, encoded by the coding sequence ATGGAGGAAGGCATGGGAACCAGTGAACAACTTCCCGTGGGTGAGGGAAGTGATAATGAGGCTGCCAGTGAGGAAGTCTTTGATATTACATGCAATGGCACTGAGAGCGATGGTGACCAAGTGCTAAACATTGAGGCCAATGAGCTTGGAACTACTGCTGGGCAAATTCTTGAGTTTGAAAGCCATGAAGCTGAGAAAAACTGTGAGCATGTGCTTAATTTTGAAAGCGGTGTCCCAAGGGACAATAGTCATCGGTTATCTGAGTTTCATAGTAATGGCCTTGAGGATCCAAGATGTGGTGATACAGCAATTAATGATTGTCACACTGGTTCATCCCTGGGAAAGTCTTATCCCCCTCCGGTTGTCGGCATGGAATTTGAATCTTATGAGGATGCTTATAATTATTACAACTGCTATGCTAAGGAGCTTGGTTTTGCCATCAGGGTGAAGTCTTCATGGACAAAACGCAACAGTAAAGAGAAGCGCGGTGCTGTTCTCTGTTGCAATTGTGAGGGTTTCAAGACAATGAAAGAAGCAAATAGCCGAAGAAAAGAAACAAGGACAGGTTGCTTAGCGATGGTAAGGTTGAGATTGGTGGAGTCCAATAGATGGAGGGTGGATGAGGTTAAGCTTGAACATAACCATCTCTTTGATCCTGAAAGGGTGCAAAACTCCAAGTCACACAAAAAGATGGATGCAGGGGTTAAAAGGAAATTAGAGCCAGCAGTTGATGTGGAAGTGCGAACAATTAAGTTGTACAGAACTCCCGCTGTTGAGACATCAGGCGAGGGAAGCTCAGATGAGAGAGCAGCCAGCAGCCAGATTGATGGGTCCACACGTTTAAAACTCAAAGAAGGTGATACCCAAGTCATATACAACTTCTTCTGTCGGATGCAGCTTACGAAGCCAAACTTTTTCTACATTATGGATTTTGATGATGAAGGGTATCTAAAGAATGTGTTTTGGATTGATTCCAGATCAAGAGCGGCATATGCTTATTTTGGTGATGTGGTTGTGGTCGACACAACATGcttgtcaaaaaaatatgacatCCCGCTTCTAGCATTCTTTGGACTAAACCACCATAAGGAGACTCTTTTGTTGGGCTGTAGTTTGCTTGCTGATGAAAGTTTTGAGACATATGTTTGGTTACTGAGAGCATGGCTATCGTGTATGTCAGGACGCCCTCCACAAACTATCATCACAGATCGCTGCAAAGCCTTGCAAAATGCAATATCTGAGATATTTCCCCGGGCTAACCATAGGCTTAACTTGTCAATTATTTTGGACAGCATTGTCAATTCAGTAGGGGAAGTGGGGGAATCAGAAGTATTCCATGAGGTACTGTATAATACAGTGTATGGCTCTcttaaaattgatgaatttgaagTTGCATGGGAGGAGATGGCACAGCGATTTGGATGTGGGGGCTATGGGTGGTTTCAAAGTTTGTATGACGATCGAGAACGATGGGCTCctatttatatgaaagatacaTTTCTGGCTGGAATATCTATTGATCAGAATGGTGAGTTCATGTGTCCCTTCTTTGATGGATTTGTACATAAAGAAACAAATTTGAGAGAATTTTTTGACATATATGATTTTGTACTGCAAAAGAATCATCAGAAGGAAGTTGTTTGTGATCTTGATTCAAAAGAATTTAGCCCCGTCCTGAGAACAAGGTGCAATTATGAGTTACAGCTCTCCAAATTGTAtactaaagaaatatttctgAAGTTCCAAGAGGAGATGGATTTGATGTCTAATTGTTCAGGTATAGCACAAATTCACACCAATGGACCCATCATCACATATATGGTTAAAGAACGAGGGGTTCAAGGAGACATGAGTGATGCAAGAGATGTTGAAGTTACTTATGATAAAATAGGGGTAGAAGTTCGATGCATGTGCAGTTGTTTCAACTTCAGAGGCTATCTCTGCAGACATGCTTTATCTGTGCTCAACTACAATGGTATAGAGGAAATCCCAAATCATTATATATTGACTCGCTGGAGAAAAGATTTTAAACGCTTGTATGCACCAGAACTTGGCTCAAGCAACATAGATATTAGTAACCCTGTTCAACTGTTTGATCATTTGCACAGACGTGCCATGCAAGTAGTTGACGAAGGGATGGTTTCTCAACATCACTATATGGTTGCTTGGCAGGCGTTTAAGGAGTCCTTGAATAAGGTTCGTCTTGCAGCGGACAAACGTGTATCATAG
- the LOC101262019 gene encoding uncharacterized protein: protein MALSLLSPSPSTLCFLASTSSPSAEFTGQFPRLWTNRSRTGPALPVLTRASSEKDDNKPAFNPFGFVTDNPSSRSAIQMPESPAEDGNVGQMLYRTEDKGKEYGSYVKSGKFRWFVRETGSPESRRGTIVFLHGAPTQSYSYRVVMSQLSDAGFHCFAPDWIGFGFSDKPQPGYGFDYTEKEFHEEFEKLLEVLGVTSPFFLVVQGFLVGSYGLTWTLKNPSKILKLAILNTPLTVSSPIPGLFQQLRIPFFGEFTCQNAVMAERFIEAGSAYVLKLEKADVYRLPYLSSSGPGFALLEAAKRANFSETASQISSGFAAGSWDKPILVAWGISDKYLPQSIAEEFQKANPRSVELKLIEGAGHMPQEDWPEKVVDALRMFFRV from the exons ATGGcgctctctcttctctctccttCTCCGTCTACTTTATGCTTTCTAGCTTCCACTTCTTCGCCGTCGGCTGAATTCACCGGCCAATTCCCAAGGCTATGGACAAACAGAAGCAGAACCGGACCGGCACTTCCGGTTCTCACCAGAGCTTCTTCGGAGAAAGACGATAATAAACCCGCATTTAACCCGTTCGGTTTTGTCACTGACAATCCGTCCAGCCGAAGCGCAATTCAGATGCCTGAGAGTCCTGCAGAGGACGGAAACGTCGGCCAAATGCTTTAC AGAACTGAAGACAAAGGAAAGGAATACGGATCATATGTCAAATCAGGAAAATTTAGGTGGTTTGTGAGAGAAACAG GATCACCTGAAAGCAGACGTGGGACAATTGTCTTTCTCCATGGAGCTCCAACACAATCATACAGCTATCGAGTTGTTATGTCTCAG CTGTCAGATGCTGGGTTCCATTGCTTTGCACCAGACTGGATCGGATTTGGATTCAGTGACAAGCCACAACCTGGTTACGGTTTCGACTACACTG AGAAAGAGTTCCATGAAGAGTTTGAGAAGTTACTTGAAGTCCTGGGGGTGACATCTCCATTTTTCCTTGTAGTTCAG GGGTTTCTTGTGGGTTCATATGGATTGACTTGGACCTTGAAAAATCCCAGCAAAATATTGAAGCTTGCGATTCTTAACACTCCATTGACAGTTTCTTCACCTATTCCTGGACTTTTTCAGCAGCTCAG AATTCCCTTCTTCGGTGAATTTACTTGCCAGAATGCAGTAATGGCTGAGCGCTTTATTGAAGCAGGTAGCGC CTATGTCTTAAAGCTGGAGAAGGCTGATGTGTACCGACTACCATATTTGTCAAGCAGTGGACCTGGATTTG CTTTGTTGGAAGCTGCAAAGAGAGCTAACTTCAGTGAGACTGCAAGTCAAATATCATCTGGTTTTGCAGCTGGAAG CTGGGATAAACCAATTTTAGTTGCTTGGGGAATATCAGATAAGTATCTCCCACAATCAATTGCGGAGGAATTTCAGAAGGCAAATCCTCGATCTGTCGAGCTTAAGCTGATTGAAGGCGCTGGCCATATGCCTCAAGAGGATTG GCCTGAGAAAGTAGTCGATGCTCTACGAATGTTTTTCCGAGTTTGA